A single region of the Lagopus muta isolate bLagMut1 chromosome 24, bLagMut1 primary, whole genome shotgun sequence genome encodes:
- the BCL2L15 gene encoding bcl-2-like protein 15 — protein sequence MRTFEEQTACVVEALFDDLLNEDEADFRCLQTDSGGSVQSEEEPSGFDPVIIASRLRQIGDQCNMDFERVSSQVLHEVLMGKMEKFGAAVDSLCKRWSDQNPELVYERAFLSVSVKLMMYILKKGAANVNPGHLVKAINENAQVKNYIETRGGWEKLDN from the exons ATGAGGACTTTTGAGGAACAGACAGCATGTGTTGTGGAAGCCTTATTTGATGATCTCCTAAATGAGGATGAAGCCGATTTCCGATGCCTGCAGACAGACTCAGGAG gGTCTGTGCAGTCTGAGGAAGAGCCAAGTGGTTTTGACCCCGTTATTATTGCCAGTCGTCTGCGGCAGATTGGCGATCAGTGCAACATGGATTTTGAAAGGGTTTCCTCACAGGTTCTTCATGAAGTACTCATGGGGAAG ATGGAGAAATTTGGGGCTGCTGTGGATTCTCTCTGCAAAAGGTGGAGTGACCAGAACCCTGAGCTGGTCTATGAGAgagcttttctctctgtttctgtgaaACTGATGATGTATATTCTTAAGAAAGGAGCTGCTAATGTCAATCCTGGTCACCTCGTAAAAGCGATTAATGAAAATGCTCAAGTGAAAAACTACATTGAGACCCGTGGAGGATGG gaGAAGTTGGACAACTGA
- the AP4B1 gene encoding AP-4 complex subunit beta-1 isoform X2 encodes MADLDQWGQSEVLAFLLRYRPRTEEELFNILNLLDGYLKSSSPSVVMAATKLFLVLAKEYPHVQADVLVRVKGPLLAACTSESRELCFTALCHVRQILGSLPGHFSSHYKKFFCSYSEPHYIKCQKMEVLCELVNDENVQQVLEELKGYCTDISVELAQGAISAIGSIARTYTEQCVGILTELLGLQQEHITSAVVQAFRDLVWLCPQCTDAVCQALPGCEDIIQDSEGKQALIWLLGAHGEKVPNAPYVLEDLVENVKTEVFPAVKMELLTALVRLFLSRPAECQDMLGRLLYHCIEEEKDMSVRDRGLFYYRLLQSGVDEVKRVLCSPKSDPSLGLLEDQTEQPVNTWASEFNTLAPIYGKARWALVTAHQPGEPCYAFSPCTDSGNGGTESLISEGSKEVLKVHPDTGSLTLIPDVALTAEQFEKTWLSLDVGCQQSLPWIGTVHPDTIQTALHVVHIRTIAMSKAGVQPWKAYFIAQDDSGCLFLTELLLEAEDSGMQVAVKQSEAKPEALQAFMSVFRTAVEAVAGLRS; translated from the exons ATGGCTGACCTGGATCAGTGGGGGCAAAGCGAGGTGCTTGCCTTCCTTCTGCGTTACAGACCCCGCACTGAGGAGGAGCTGTTCAACATTCTCAATTTGCTGGATGGGtatctgaaaagcagcagccccagcgTTGTGATGGCAGCCACCAAGCTCTTCCTCGTGCTGGCCAAGGAGTACCCACACGTGCAGGCAGATGTTTTGGTGAGGGTGAAGGGgccactgctggctgcctgcacctcggagagcagggagctgtgcttcaCTGCGCTGTGCCACGTGCGTCAGATCCTCGGGAGTCTTCCTGGCCATTTTAGCAGCCACTACAAGAAGTTCTTCTGCTCGTATTCAGAACCCCATTACATCAAATGCCAGAAGATGGAAGTGTTGTGTGAGCTGGTGAATGATGAGAATGTGCAACAAGTGCTGGAAGAGCTGAAGGGCTATTGCACTGATATATCAGTGGAGCTGGCCCAGGGGGCGATCTCTGCCATAG GCAGTATTGCTAGGACATACACAGAGCAGTGCGTGGGGATTCTGACAGAGCTCTTGGGGCTTCAACAGGAGCACATCACGTCAG CTGTAGTACAGGCTTTTCGGGACCTGGTTTGGCTGTGTCCCCAGTGCACAGATGCAGTGTGTCAGGCACTGCCTGGCTGTGAGGACATCATCCAGGACAGTGAG GGGAAGCAAGCACTGATCTGGCTCCTTGGTGCACATGGTGAGAAAGTACCAAACGCCCCCTATGTGTTAGAGGACTTGGTGGAGAATGTGAAAACAGAGGTGTTCCCAGCAGTGAAGATGGAGCTCCTGACAGCGTTGGTGCGACTTTTCCTGTCTCGTCCTGCTGAGTGTCAGGACATGCTGGGGAGGCTGCTCTATCACTGCATAG aggaggagaaagataTGTCAGTACGAGACCGTGGGCTGTTCTACTATCGCCTCTTACAGTCCGGTGTGGATGAAGTGAAACGGGTTCTGTGCAGCCCCAAGTCAGACCCTTCCCTAGGGCTCCTGGAGGACCAAACAGAACAACCTGTGAATACGTGGGCATCTGAGTTCAACACCCTTGCACCTATTTATGGCAAAGCACGTTGGGCACTTGTCACTGCTCACCAGCCAGGGGAGCCCTGTTACGCTTTTTCTCCTTGTACAGACTCTGGGAACGGGGGCACAG AGTCACTGATTTCTGAAGGGAGTAAGGAAGTCCTTAAGGTTCATCCTGATACAGGCAGCCTTACCTTAATTCCTGATGTCGCCCTGACTGCAGAACAGTTTGAGAAGACCTGGCTGAGCCTGGATGTTGGCTGCCAGCAGTCTCTGCCCTGGATTGGAACAGTTCATCCAGATACTATCCAGACTGCTCTTCATGTCGTCCACATCCGGACCATTGCTATGAGCAAAGCTGGTGTCCAGCCATGGAAAGCTTATTTCATTGCTCAGGATGACAGTGGTTGCCTCTTCCTGACAGAGCTATTGCTCGAGGCAGAAGATTCAGGGATGCAGGTTGCAGTGAAGCAGAGTGAGGCAAAGCCTGAGGCACTGCAGGCCTTCATGTCTGTGTTCAGGACTGCTGTGGAGGCAGTTGCTGGGCTCAGATCCTGA
- the AP4B1 gene encoding AP-4 complex subunit beta-1 isoform X1 — MPYLGGEEVLRDLRRALSNPHVQAEPLRYRAAVLRVIRLMTQGADVSGLFAEMVKAGAAADVVQKKLVQLYVCAHAPRMPRLALLAVNTLRRDCADPSPAVRGLALRGLCDLRLPGMQEYVQQPLLNGLRDRASYVRRIAVLGCAKVHRLQGDTEVDGALVNELYSLLRDQDPIVVVNCLRALEEILKKEGGVVINKPIAHHLLNRMADLDQWGQSEVLAFLLRYRPRTEEELFNILNLLDGYLKSSSPSVVMAATKLFLVLAKEYPHVQADVLVRVKGPLLAACTSESRELCFTALCHVRQILGSLPGHFSSHYKKFFCSYSEPHYIKCQKMEVLCELVNDENVQQVLEELKGYCTDISVELAQGAISAIGSIARTYTEQCVGILTELLGLQQEHITSAVVQAFRDLVWLCPQCTDAVCQALPGCEDIIQDSEGKQALIWLLGAHGEKVPNAPYVLEDLVENVKTEVFPAVKMELLTALVRLFLSRPAECQDMLGRLLYHCIEEEKDMSVRDRGLFYYRLLQSGVDEVKRVLCSPKSDPSLGLLEDQTEQPVNTWASEFNTLAPIYGKARWALVTAHQPGEPCYAFSPCTDSGNGGTESLISEGSKEVLKVHPDTGSLTLIPDVALTAEQFEKTWLSLDVGCQQSLPWIGTVHPDTIQTALHVVHIRTIAMSKAGVQPWKAYFIAQDDSGCLFLTELLLEAEDSGMQVAVKQSEAKPEALQAFMSVFRTAVEAVAGLRS; from the exons ATGCCGTACCTGGGAGGCGAGGAGGTGCTGCGCGATTTGCGACGCGCGCTGAGCAACCCGCACGTGCAGGCGGAGCCGCTGCGGTACCGCGCCGCCGTGCTGCGAGTCATCCG GCTCATGACGCAGGGCGCGGACGTGTCGGGGTTGTTTGCGGAGATGGTGAAGGCGGGTGCGGCGGCCGACGTGGTGCAGAAGAAGTTGGTGCAGCTGTACGTGTGCGCGCACGCCCCGCGCATGCCCCGCTTGGCGTTGCTGGCTGTCAACACGCTGCGACGGGACTGCGCCGATCCCAGCCCTGCCGTGCGCGGCCTGGCGCTGCGAGGACTCTGCGACCTCAG gtTGCCCGGCATGCAGGAATATGTGCAGCAGCCCCTCCTGAATGGCCTGCGGGACAGAGCCTCCTACGTGCGCAGGattgctgtgctgggctgtgccaaGGTGCACAGGCTGCAAGGAGACACCGAAGTGG ACGGTGCATTGGTGAATGAGTTGTACAGCCTGCTTCGTGACCAGGACCCTATCGTGGTGGTGAACTGTCTGAGGGCTTTGGAAGAGATCTTGAAGAAAGAGGGAGGAGTTGTCATCAACAAACCTATTGCCCATCATCTCCTCAACAG GATGGCTGACCTGGATCAGTGGGGGCAAAGCGAGGTGCTTGCCTTCCTTCTGCGTTACAGACCCCGCACTGAGGAGGAGCTGTTCAACATTCTCAATTTGCTGGATGGGtatctgaaaagcagcagccccagcgTTGTGATGGCAGCCACCAAGCTCTTCCTCGTGCTGGCCAAGGAGTACCCACACGTGCAGGCAGATGTTTTGGTGAGGGTGAAGGGgccactgctggctgcctgcacctcggagagcagggagctgtgcttcaCTGCGCTGTGCCACGTGCGTCAGATCCTCGGGAGTCTTCCTGGCCATTTTAGCAGCCACTACAAGAAGTTCTTCTGCTCGTATTCAGAACCCCATTACATCAAATGCCAGAAGATGGAAGTGTTGTGTGAGCTGGTGAATGATGAGAATGTGCAACAAGTGCTGGAAGAGCTGAAGGGCTATTGCACTGATATATCAGTGGAGCTGGCCCAGGGGGCGATCTCTGCCATAG GCAGTATTGCTAGGACATACACAGAGCAGTGCGTGGGGATTCTGACAGAGCTCTTGGGGCTTCAACAGGAGCACATCACGTCAG CTGTAGTACAGGCTTTTCGGGACCTGGTTTGGCTGTGTCCCCAGTGCACAGATGCAGTGTGTCAGGCACTGCCTGGCTGTGAGGACATCATCCAGGACAGTGAG GGGAAGCAAGCACTGATCTGGCTCCTTGGTGCACATGGTGAGAAAGTACCAAACGCCCCCTATGTGTTAGAGGACTTGGTGGAGAATGTGAAAACAGAGGTGTTCCCAGCAGTGAAGATGGAGCTCCTGACAGCGTTGGTGCGACTTTTCCTGTCTCGTCCTGCTGAGTGTCAGGACATGCTGGGGAGGCTGCTCTATCACTGCATAG aggaggagaaagataTGTCAGTACGAGACCGTGGGCTGTTCTACTATCGCCTCTTACAGTCCGGTGTGGATGAAGTGAAACGGGTTCTGTGCAGCCCCAAGTCAGACCCTTCCCTAGGGCTCCTGGAGGACCAAACAGAACAACCTGTGAATACGTGGGCATCTGAGTTCAACACCCTTGCACCTATTTATGGCAAAGCACGTTGGGCACTTGTCACTGCTCACCAGCCAGGGGAGCCCTGTTACGCTTTTTCTCCTTGTACAGACTCTGGGAACGGGGGCACAG AGTCACTGATTTCTGAAGGGAGTAAGGAAGTCCTTAAGGTTCATCCTGATACAGGCAGCCTTACCTTAATTCCTGATGTCGCCCTGACTGCAGAACAGTTTGAGAAGACCTGGCTGAGCCTGGATGTTGGCTGCCAGCAGTCTCTGCCCTGGATTGGAACAGTTCATCCAGATACTATCCAGACTGCTCTTCATGTCGTCCACATCCGGACCATTGCTATGAGCAAAGCTGGTGTCCAGCCATGGAAAGCTTATTTCATTGCTCAGGATGACAGTGGTTGCCTCTTCCTGACAGAGCTATTGCTCGAGGCAGAAGATTCAGGGATGCAGGTTGCAGTGAAGCAGAGTGAGGCAAAGCCTGAGGCACTGCAGGCCTTCATGTCTGTGTTCAGGACTGCTGTGGAGGCAGTTGCTGGGCTCAGATCCTGA
- the DCLRE1B gene encoding 5' exonuclease Apollo has translation MNGTVIPGTPIAVDFWSVRRAGGARLFFLSHMHSDHTVGLSSTWSRPLYCSPLTARLLHHRLKVPTHWIRPLEVGQSHAVGEEVTVTLLDANHCPGSVMFLFEGAFGTILYTGDFRYSRAMQREPVLSGRRIDRLYLDNTNCRPQRALPSRSRAAHQAAQLIRQHPQHRVVIGVYSLGKEELLVDLALEFSTWVVVSPSRLEQMRLLELPEVFTTEEGAGRIHAVDVAEIRWDTLVSWNVRHPTIAILPTGRPVKVTHPKIHLIPYSDHSSFSELCEFVKWLKPCSVIPIVKDSTCHASFQKYLSPDHQAPPGLGIPKPLQVSVQRQSKTKKQKPVCLVKRAAQHSVPKGVVYESLEEHTEQSDGLRALTAPQQNSHESAFCSLEHICFYDCEEEEPSREQPGGAMAAGTAGQLLLSDEDFPSELPKEYLLTPLNALKQISFYKAVEDLFSRWEVS, from the exons ATGAACGGGACGGTGATTCCCGGCACGCCCATCGCCGTGGATTTCTGGAGCgtgcggcgggcgggcggcgcgcgGCTGTTCTTCCTGTCGCACATGCACTCGGACCACACGGTAGGGCTGTCCAGCACCTGGAGCCGCCCGCTGTACTGCTCGCCGCTCACCGCCCGCCTGCTGCACCACCGCCTAAAG GTGCCCACACACTGGATCCGCCCGCTGGAGGTGGGGCAGAGCCACGCGGTAGGCGAGGAGGTGACCGTGACGCTGCTCGATGCCAACCACTGCCCCGGCTCCGTCATGTTTCTCTTCGAGGGCGCCTTCGGCACCATCCTTTACACAG GGGATTTCCGCTACAGCCGCGCCATGCAGCGCGAGCCAGTGCTGAGCGGCCGCCGCATCGACCGCCTCTACCTGGACAACACCAACTGCCGGCCGCAGCGCGCGCTGCCCTCCAGGAGCCGGGCTGCGCACCAGGCCGCGCAGCTCATCCGCCAGCACCCGCAGCACCGCGTCGTCATCG GTGTGTACAGcctggggaaggaggagctgctggtggaCCTGGCGCTGGAGTTCAGCACGTGGGTCGTGGTGAGCCCCTCACGCCTGGAGCAGATGCGGCTGTTGGAGCTGCCTGAGGTGTTCACGACGGAGGAGGGGGCTGGCAGGATCCATGCGGTGGACGTCGCTGAGATCCGCTGGGACACCCTTGTGAGCTGGAACGTGCGGCATCCGACCATTGCCATCCTCCCCACGGGCAGGCCCGTGAAGGTCACCCACCCCAAGATCCACCTCATCCCGTACTCGGATCATTCATCCTTTTCGGAGTTGTGTGAGTTTGTGAAGTGGTTGAAACCCTGCTCGGTCATCCCGATTGTGAAAGACAGCACGTGCCACGCTTCCTTTCAGAAATACCTGAGTCCTGACCACCAGGCACCTCCTGGCCTTGGAATTCCGAAGCCTCTGCAGGTGTCTGTACAGCGgcagagcaaaacaaagaagcagaaacCTGTGTGTCTTGTGAAAAGAGCTGCCCAGCACTCTGTGCCCAAAGGAGTTGTTTATGAGTCCCTAGAGGAACATACTGAGCAATCTGACGGGCTCAGGGCTCTTACGGCTCCTCAGCAGAACTCCCATGAGTCAGCTTTCTGCTCCCTTGaacatatttgtttttatgactGTGAGGAGGAAGAGCCGAGTAGAGAACAGCCAGGGGGTGCAAtggcagctggcactgctgggcagtTGCTTCTTTCTGATGAGGACTTTCCAAGTGAACTTCCAAAGGAATATTTACTCACTCCTTTAAATGCCTTAAAGCAGATTTCCTTTTACAAGGCAGTAGAAGATTTATTTAGTAGGTGGGAAGTGTCCTGA